In Deinobacterium chartae, one genomic interval encodes:
- a CDS encoding molybdenum cofactor biosynthesis protein: protein MNVEVFLFARLRREAGRETLPLELPAGATVREAALEVERQCGLSLRGCMAAVNERYASPQQPLSNGDQLAFLPPVAGGSHDDVWCVLTPEPLGLEAARALLTRPEWGAQAFFSGTVRSPNRGEEVLYLEYEAYAPMALKVMQECAEAAREKYGTLGVYIAHRTGRLYPGEVSIVVGTGSPHRRAALEACDLLIERLKAELPVWKLERTAAGESWVEGQTGAETL from the coding sequence ATGAACGTCGAGGTCTTCCTTTTTGCGCGCCTGCGGCGCGAAGCCGGACGCGAAACCCTGCCCCTCGAGCTGCCCGCAGGAGCCACCGTGCGCGAAGCGGCCCTCGAGGTGGAGCGCCAGTGCGGTCTTTCGTTGCGCGGCTGCATGGCAGCGGTGAACGAACGCTACGCTTCGCCGCAGCAGCCGCTCAGCAACGGGGATCAACTGGCCTTTCTTCCTCCGGTCGCCGGAGGTTCGCACGATGACGTGTGGTGCGTGCTGACACCCGAGCCCCTCGGGCTCGAGGCAGCCAGGGCCTTGCTGACCCGGCCCGAGTGGGGTGCGCAGGCCTTCTTCTCGGGAACCGTGCGCAGCCCCAACCGCGGTGAAGAGGTGCTGTACCTCGAGTACGAGGCTTACGCGCCGATGGCGCTCAAGGTCATGCAGGAGTGCGCAGAAGCGGCCCGAGAGAAGTACGGGACCCTGGGCGTTTATATCGCCCACCGCACCGGACGGCTGTACCCGGGCGAGGTCAGCATCGTGGTCGGAACCGGGAGTCCGCATCGGCGGGCTGCCCTCGAGGCCTGCGACCTGCTGATCGAGCGGCTCAAGGCCGAACTGCCGGTTTGGAAGCTCGAGCGAACCGCTGCGGGCGAAAGCTGGGTCGAGGGACAGACCGGAGCAGAAACGCTCTGA
- a CDS encoding PrsW family intramembrane metalloprotease encodes MLQFLALLALSLIPVAFWFWFFERLDPDPEPRRLLLRTFFYGAMAFVLAALFEFSLRSFFSSLIVLYALSGIIEEAVKYLAASTIYRDKHFDLPSDGLVYAATAALGFAFLENLLYGLRYGLEVALLRGVLTTLGHVLFAMPWGFAMAVKKFEGKRGVIQRWLGLSMVLHAAFNLVLLQQFSVWMVVPMALLLLVMILLTRNFYRMTELPLNDSRHRQQKVSPRTDALGEP; translated from the coding sequence ATGCTTCAGTTCCTGGCCCTGCTGGCGCTCAGCCTGATCCCGGTGGCCTTCTGGTTCTGGTTTTTTGAACGCCTCGATCCGGACCCGGAGCCACGCCGGCTGCTGCTGCGCACTTTCTTCTACGGAGCCATGGCCTTTGTGCTGGCGGCCCTGTTCGAATTCAGCCTGCGCTCGTTCTTCTCCAGCCTGATCGTGCTCTACGCGCTCAGCGGCATTATCGAGGAGGCGGTCAAGTACCTCGCGGCCAGCACCATCTACCGGGACAAGCACTTTGACCTGCCCTCGGACGGGCTGGTGTACGCCGCGACGGCCGCGCTGGGTTTTGCCTTCCTCGAGAACCTGCTGTACGGCCTGCGCTACGGGCTCGAGGTCGCCCTGCTGCGCGGGGTGCTCACGACGCTGGGGCACGTGCTGTTCGCGATGCCCTGGGGCTTTGCGATGGCCGTCAAGAAGTTTGAGGGCAAGCGGGGCGTGATCCAGCGCTGGTTGGGGCTGAGCATGGTGCTGCACGCCGCGTTCAACCTGGTGCTGCTGCAACAGTTCAGCGTCTGGATGGTTGTGCCCATGGCGCTGCTGCTGCTGGTGATGATCCTGCTGACCCGCAACTTCTACCGCATGACCGAGTTGCCGCTGAACGACTCGCGTCATCGTCAGCAGAAAGTTTCGCCTCGAACCGATGCGCTCGGAGAGCCCTGA
- the ruvC gene encoding crossover junction endodeoxyribonuclease RuvC, with amino-acid sequence MIVLGIDPGLANLGLGVVVEEGRRSRHLYHDCIVTPASLILPERLGRLYDAVSSTLRTHRPEAVSLEDQYLRKQADVAFKVGQAVGVIQLACAQAGVPVFTYGPMQVKQALVGAGRAEKAQVIYMVKATLGLRELSTSHAADALALALTHLASRRMPTALVR; translated from the coding sequence ATGATCGTGCTCGGCATAGACCCGGGACTGGCCAACCTGGGCCTGGGTGTGGTGGTGGAAGAGGGACGCCGCTCGAGGCACCTGTACCACGACTGCATCGTGACTCCGGCAAGCCTGATCCTGCCCGAGCGCCTCGGGCGGCTGTACGACGCGGTCAGCTCGACCCTGCGGACGCACCGCCCCGAGGCGGTGTCCCTCGAGGACCAGTACCTGCGCAAGCAGGCGGACGTGGCCTTCAAGGTCGGACAGGCGGTCGGCGTGATCCAGCTGGCCTGCGCTCAGGCGGGGGTGCCGGTTTTCACCTACGGTCCCATGCAGGTCAAGCAGGCACTGGTCGGTGCGGGCCGCGCCGAGAAAGCTCAGGTGATCTACATGGTCAAAGCGACCCTGGGGCTGCGCGAACTGAGCACCTCGCACGCCGCCGACGCGCTGGCGCTGGCCCTCACCCATCTGGCCAGCCGCCGGATGCCCACTGCCCTGGTGCGCTGA
- the erpA gene encoding iron-sulfur cluster insertion protein ErpA — MDMPISISEAGAAKALEILARNNKPNAGVRVFIKSGGCSGYQYGMAIDDRELEGDTVVVDRGVRLMVDRMSLDLLRGSQVDYVENMMGGGFTVHNPNATSSCGCGHSFRTDGANVPEGSGGCSTSA; from the coding sequence ATGGATATGCCGATCTCCATCAGCGAAGCCGGAGCCGCCAAGGCCCTGGAGATCCTCGCGCGCAACAACAAGCCCAATGCGGGCGTCCGCGTCTTTATCAAGAGCGGCGGCTGCAGCGGTTACCAGTACGGAATGGCCATCGACGACCGCGAACTCGAGGGCGACACCGTCGTCGTGGATCGCGGCGTGCGCCTGATGGTCGATCGCATGAGCCTCGATCTGCTGCGCGGCTCTCAGGTGGACTACGTCGAGAACATGATGGGCGGCGGTTTCACCGTTCACAACCCGAACGCCACCTCGTCCTGCGGTTGCGGCCACAGCTTCCGTACCGACGGCGCGAACGTGCCCGAGGGCAGCGGCGGTTGCAGCACCAGCGCCTGA
- a CDS encoding M24 family metallopeptidase, with the protein MTSSSAATFEQLQAERIEQMQRLLQGAGLDGWLIYDFRGLNPHATSLLRIPRGAHLTRRYFVWVPAKGQAAVLHNAIEGGTWAKVGAALERRVWSSHSNLQVRLGEILRPGMRVAMEYSPQGAVPYVSAVDGGTLERVRGFGVDVVSSADLLQGFLTWDEQDLAAHLEAVEVLMRAKDAAFELIHRRLLAGGPVTETEVQSEIQRVIEAAGMDSDHPVNVSFGAHAGDPHYDPQPGADATLRWGQCVLIDLWCRREGRPFADVTWMAFAGEPDAEFLQTWEAVKAARDGAVAQLHADFARGLEGWELDARARALLTERGHGAAFFHRLGHSLGTEQVHGAGANLDDLETHDTRRLLAGTAVTVEPGAYYAERGYGVRSEINVYLSPEGPVVTTPAQDYPYVLGRGEWEAVRARALGEARAG; encoded by the coding sequence ATGACCTCCTCCAGTGCTGCTACCTTCGAGCAACTTCAGGCCGAGCGCATCGAACAGATGCAACGTCTGCTGCAGGGCGCCGGACTTGACGGCTGGCTGATCTACGACTTTCGCGGCCTCAATCCGCACGCGACCAGCCTGCTGCGCATTCCCAGAGGTGCCCACCTGACCCGCCGTTACTTCGTATGGGTTCCGGCCAAGGGCCAGGCGGCCGTGCTGCACAACGCCATCGAGGGTGGAACCTGGGCCAAGGTCGGCGCGGCCCTCGAGCGCCGGGTGTGGTCCTCGCACAGCAACTTGCAAGTCCGCCTGGGTGAGATTCTGCGCCCGGGCATGCGGGTGGCGATGGAGTATAGCCCCCAGGGAGCCGTGCCCTACGTCTCGGCGGTCGACGGCGGAACGCTCGAGCGCGTGCGGGGTTTTGGGGTGGACGTCGTGAGCAGCGCCGACCTGCTGCAGGGCTTTTTGACCTGGGACGAGCAGGACCTGGCCGCGCACCTCGAGGCGGTCGAGGTGCTGATGCGCGCCAAGGACGCAGCCTTTGAGCTGATTCACCGCCGCCTGCTCGCTGGCGGGCCGGTCACCGAGACCGAGGTGCAGTCGGAGATCCAACGGGTGATCGAGGCGGCCGGCATGGACAGCGACCACCCGGTCAACGTCTCTTTCGGGGCGCACGCGGGAGATCCGCACTACGATCCGCAGCCGGGAGCCGACGCCACCTTGCGGTGGGGCCAGTGCGTTCTGATCGACCTGTGGTGCCGCCGCGAGGGCCGCCCGTTCGCCGACGTGACCTGGATGGCCTTCGCGGGCGAGCCGGATGCCGAGTTCCTGCAAACCTGGGAGGCGGTCAAGGCGGCGCGCGACGGCGCGGTAGCGCAGCTGCACGCGGACTTCGCACGCGGCCTCGAGGGCTGGGAGCTCGATGCGCGCGCCCGGGCCCTGCTGACCGAACGCGGGCACGGAGCGGCTTTCTTCCACCGTCTGGGCCACAGCCTGGGCACCGAGCAGGTACACGGCGCGGGAGCCAACCTCGACGACCTCGAGACCCACGACACCCGCCGCCTGCTGGCCGGAACCGCCGTGACCGTGGAGCCGGGCGCTTACTACGCCGAGCGGGGTTACGGCGTGCGCAGCGAGATCAACGTGTACCTGTCGCCCGAGGGCCCGGTGGTCACCACGCCCGCCCAGGACTACCCCTACGTGCTGGGGCGGGGCGAGTGGGAAGCGGTGCGGGCCCGCGCCCTCGGGGAAGCGCGCGCAGGCTGA
- a CDS encoding SDR family oxidoreductase, which produces MEERLHGRKIIVTGAGGALATAVNRALHRAGAELVLVDHGDNARRAVQALGAGVAVTADLGTPEGARVLEAHAEGAYGLVHTVGGFASSPVLEAPPEQLRALFVLNFDTLFHAVRAVVPAMVRAGAGRVIGVSAGQAYRGEGKNAALYTASKSAVAALLRSLDAELAGTGVGAGVLYPMGTIDTPANRAAMPGSDPERWIDPGELARAALFMLSAPEQGRVRELAVHPPR; this is translated from the coding sequence ATGGAAGAGCGGCTGCACGGACGCAAGATCATCGTGACCGGTGCGGGCGGGGCGCTCGCCACCGCCGTGAACCGCGCGCTGCATCGGGCCGGGGCCGAACTGGTGCTGGTGGATCACGGTGACAATGCCCGGCGTGCCGTCCAGGCCCTGGGCGCTGGGGTCGCAGTTACCGCCGATCTTGGCACGCCCGAAGGTGCCCGCGTCCTCGAGGCACACGCCGAGGGAGCTTACGGGCTGGTGCACACCGTGGGCGGCTTTGCCAGCAGCCCGGTTCTCGAGGCCCCGCCCGAGCAGTTGCGTGCCCTGTTCGTCCTGAATTTCGACACGCTGTTTCACGCGGTGCGGGCGGTGGTGCCCGCCATGGTGCGTGCGGGCGCGGGGCGGGTCATCGGGGTCAGCGCGGGGCAGGCTTACCGCGGTGAGGGCAAGAACGCCGCGCTGTACACGGCCTCCAAGAGTGCCGTGGCCGCGCTGCTGCGCTCGCTGGACGCCGAATTGGCCGGAACCGGAGTCGGTGCGGGCGTGCTGTACCCGATGGGCACGATCGATACCCCGGCCAACCGCGCGGCCATGCCCGGCAGCGACCCGGAACGCTGGATTGACCCCGGGGAACTGGCGCGCGCCGCCCTGTTCATGCTGAGCGCTCCGGAACAGGGCCGGGTGCGCGAACTGGCGGTTCACCCGCCGCGCTAG
- a CDS encoding acyltransferase, with translation MPWLKPAPIAPDASNAFDAFLEDLERQLENPETDRNLLTRELLAQFVYGRSYAELEASLPLVALQLDPRNVTLEAEYYAATDPERFARVKPLLWLWKCFDLSPAGQNATFGIALRRVLARFIFKRVGRNFKAWQGVEFSVGYNMEVGDDVVVHRNVLLDDIGGIVLEDGASVSDYVNIYSHTHSVLDSPDVTLKKTVIGRGVRITYHATVLAGSVISDDAMIATGALVTHPVEPHAIAMGVPAKVTRLKLREPRGGYVVDSRVQTQTETRKGNPDFPEPTPVQTRPVPIKVK, from the coding sequence ATGCCCTGGTTGAAGCCCGCCCCGATTGCTCCTGACGCCTCGAACGCCTTTGATGCGTTCCTCGAGGACCTTGAGCGTCAGCTTGAGAATCCCGAGACCGACCGCAACCTGCTGACCCGCGAACTGCTGGCGCAGTTCGTGTACGGCCGCAGCTACGCGGAACTCGAGGCCAGCCTGCCGCTGGTTGCCCTGCAGCTTGACCCCCGCAACGTCACCCTCGAGGCCGAGTATTACGCGGCCACCGATCCCGAGCGCTTCGCACGGGTCAAGCCGCTGCTGTGGCTGTGGAAGTGTTTCGACCTCTCCCCTGCGGGCCAGAACGCCACCTTTGGCATCGCCCTGCGGCGGGTGCTGGCACGGTTCATCTTCAAGCGGGTGGGACGCAACTTCAAGGCGTGGCAGGGCGTGGAGTTCTCGGTGGGCTACAACATGGAAGTCGGCGATGACGTGGTCGTTCACCGCAACGTGCTGCTCGACGACATCGGCGGCATCGTCCTCGAGGACGGGGCTTCGGTCAGCGATTACGTCAACATCTACAGCCACACGCACTCGGTGCTCGACTCGCCGGACGTGACCCTGAAAAAGACCGTGATCGGGCGCGGGGTGCGCATCACCTACCACGCGACGGTGCTGGCGGGCAGCGTGATCTCGGACGACGCCATGATCGCGACCGGAGCGCTGGTGACTCACCCGGTGGAGCCGCACGCCATCGCCATGGGTGTCCCGGCCAAGGTCACACGCCTGAAGCTGCGCGAGCCGCGCGGCGGGTACGTGGTGGACAGCCGCGTTCAGACGCAAACCGAAACCCGCAAGGGCAACCCGGACTTTCCGGAGCCCACCCCGGTACAGACCCGGCCGGTCCCGATCAAAGTCAAGTAA
- a CDS encoding 5-formyltetrahydrofolate cyclo-ligase: MSVPLRPGDLREQVWNDLLRARAAAYPLPPHGHHPNFRGARAACERLFREAHLERAAALLIGPEAALLAARQAALEAGLVLIVPDPKREGRYWRLRDLPRSAAQLRNLEAHGEAGDPLEARAAVLACVAVSEKFERLSKGFGWGHAGSGLEVPEYTVAHPIMLRPALGCAPDSRVAGYATPGEFRGRPLE, from the coding sequence ATGAGTGTGCCCCTGCGTCCCGGTGACCTGCGCGAGCAGGTCTGGAACGATCTGCTGCGCGCCCGGGCCGCTGCGTACCCGCTGCCGCCGCACGGGCACCACCCGAACTTTCGTGGGGCGAGGGCTGCCTGTGAACGGCTGTTCCGCGAAGCCCACCTCGAGCGGGCGGCGGCGCTGCTGATCGGCCCCGAAGCGGCCCTGCTGGCCGCCCGTCAGGCCGCCCTCGAGGCCGGCCTGGTCCTGATCGTGCCGGATCCGAAGCGCGAGGGACGCTACTGGCGGCTACGGGACCTGCCGCGCTCGGCCGCCCAGCTACGCAACCTCGAGGCACACGGCGAGGCGGGAGATCCGCTCGAGGCCCGGGCGGCGGTGCTGGCCTGCGTAGCGGTCTCGGAGAAGTTCGAGCGGCTCTCCAAGGGCTTTGGTTGGGGGCACGCGGGCAGCGGCCTCGAGGTGCCCGAGTACACGGTGGCCCACCCGATCATGCTGCGTCCGGCCCTGGGCTGCGCGCCCGACTCGCGGGTGGCCGGATACGCCACGCCGGGTGAATTCAGGGGCCGCCCGCTGGAATGA
- a CDS encoding DsbA family protein, giving the protein MPTLLSRLLTAAALLLSSWAAAQISSPPTDLARTLRAGLSPAGTTLTLGSARAELALLDGLLWRLEYHGPAGDTATAARVLAVASGYADAQADVQAYLERARATLIGKGPQIIGLSASFDLMIDWNDELGFTLALRAYPDVGGDRHLLGRAGPVIREFSDFECPYCRQLYREVLPSVKRELIDSGLARFSYRQLPLTSIHPRALPLALGSECAARQGQFFAFHDLAFERGAQASAQELARSLQLEESAFSRCLEDPQVAAVVRADLEAAERLRLEGTPSVFVGPFLLPDPYDTAAYGRFVRMAGAFERR; this is encoded by the coding sequence ATGCCCACCCTGCTGTCCCGACTGCTCACGGCCGCTGCCCTGCTGCTGTCCTCTTGGGCCGCTGCCCAGATCTCCAGCCCTCCGACTGACCTCGCCCGGACGCTGCGGGCCGGACTTTCACCGGCCGGAACCACCCTCACCCTGGGCTCTGCCCGCGCCGAGCTGGCCCTGTTAGACGGCCTGCTGTGGCGCCTCGAGTATCACGGCCCTGCAGGAGACACCGCCACCGCCGCGCGGGTGCTGGCCGTCGCCAGCGGTTATGCGGACGCCCAGGCGGACGTTCAGGCCTACCTCGAGCGGGCACGGGCCACGCTCATCGGCAAGGGCCCACAGATCATCGGCCTGAGCGCGTCGTTTGACCTGATGATCGACTGGAACGACGAGCTCGGCTTCACCCTGGCACTGCGCGCCTACCCGGACGTGGGGGGTGACCGCCACCTGCTGGGGCGCGCTGGCCCGGTCATCCGCGAGTTCAGCGACTTTGAGTGCCCCTACTGCCGCCAGCTCTACCGCGAGGTGCTGCCCAGCGTCAAACGCGAGCTGATTGACAGCGGACTGGCGCGCTTCAGTTACCGCCAGCTTCCGCTGACCAGCATTCACCCACGCGCGCTGCCACTGGCGCTGGGGAGCGAGTGCGCCGCGCGTCAGGGACAGTTTTTTGCCTTTCATGACCTGGCCTTTGAACGGGGTGCCCAGGCGAGTGCGCAGGAACTGGCGCGCAGCCTGCAACTCGAGGAGAGCGCGTTTTCCCGCTGCCTCGAGGACCCGCAGGTCGCTGCCGTGGTCCGCGCCGACCTCGAGGCCGCCGAACGCCTGCGCCTCGAGGGAACGCCCAGCGTGTTCGTCGGACCGTTTCTGCTGCCCGACCCCTACGACACGGCGGCCTACGGGCGCTTCGTGCGCATGGCCGGCGCTTTTGAACGGCGCTGA
- a CDS encoding S8 family serine peptidase gives MKQSSLLVSLALALSLAACGTTPQTPQVSQAELAPLYNAQDEDVIPGQYIVALKDGSFLSGGDLGAQAADRVLSTLNLSAQDVQIQNVYGSALQGFSATLKPAALEQLRRDPRVAYIEADRSVQLDPQEGELGSQATQTGATWGLDRVDQRALPLNSSYTYNRTGAGVTAYIVDTGIRTTHAEFGGRARAGYSAINDGRGSNDCNGHGTHVAGTVGGSTYGVAKGVSLVAVRVLNCSGSGSYSGIIAGLDWIGRNKSGPSVANMSLGGGASTSIDNAVQNLINRGVTVAVAAGNETQNACNVSPARAANAITVASSTRTDGLSYFSNYGSCVDIIAPGSSITSAWHTTNTATNTISGTSMATPHVAGAAALYLQGNPGATPATVRNALVNQGTSGVISSTQGTPNVLLYTPAL, from the coding sequence GTGAAGCAGTCTTCGCTACTTGTTTCGCTGGCTCTCGCCCTATCGCTTGCCGCCTGCGGTACCACGCCGCAGACTCCCCAGGTCTCGCAGGCCGAACTGGCCCCGCTTTACAATGCTCAGGACGAGGACGTTATTCCCGGGCAGTACATCGTCGCCCTCAAAGACGGCAGCTTCCTGTCGGGCGGCGATCTCGGCGCCCAGGCCGCAGACCGCGTGCTGAGCACACTGAACCTCAGCGCACAGGACGTGCAGATCCAGAACGTCTACGGCAGCGCGCTGCAGGGCTTCTCGGCCACGCTCAAGCCAGCGGCACTCGAACAGTTGCGCCGCGACCCCCGCGTCGCATATATCGAGGCAGACCGCAGCGTTCAACTCGATCCACAAGAGGGCGAGCTCGGCTCACAAGCCACCCAGACCGGCGCAACCTGGGGCTTGGACCGGGTAGACCAGCGGGCCCTGCCGCTGAACAGCAGTTACACCTATAACCGCACCGGTGCGGGTGTTACCGCCTACATCGTCGATACCGGCATCCGAACCACCCACGCGGAGTTCGGCGGACGCGCACGCGCCGGATACAGCGCCATCAACGACGGACGCGGCAGCAACGACTGCAACGGGCACGGCACCCACGTGGCCGGAACCGTTGGAGGCAGCACCTACGGCGTGGCCAAGGGTGTCTCGCTGGTCGCGGTGCGGGTGCTGAACTGCAGCGGCAGCGGTTCGTACTCGGGCATCATTGCCGGACTCGACTGGATCGGCCGCAACAAGAGCGGTCCCTCGGTCGCCAACATGAGCCTGGGCGGCGGCGCCTCGACCAGCATCGACAACGCAGTCCAGAATCTGATCAACCGCGGCGTGACCGTGGCGGTCGCCGCCGGCAACGAAACCCAGAACGCCTGCAACGTCTCGCCCGCACGCGCAGCCAACGCCATCACCGTCGCCTCGAGCACGCGCACCGACGGGCTCTCGTACTTCTCGAACTACGGTTCCTGCGTGGACATCATTGCGCCCGGCAGCAGCATCACCAGCGCCTGGCACACCACCAACACCGCCACCAACACCATCAGCGGCACCTCGATGGCCACCCCGCACGTCGCCGGCGCAGCCGCGCTGTACCTGCAGGGCAACCCCGGTGCCACCCCCGCCACCGTGCGCAACGCCCTGGTGAACCAGGGAACCAGCGGGGTCATCAGCAGCACCCAGGGCACGCCCAACGTGCTGCTCTACACCCCCGCCCTGTAA